AAACGCTCTATCTTGGCAAGGGTTAGCTCTATTGGTTACTCTTTGGGGATGGGTACAAAGGACCTTATCTTGGGAAGGTTTCACATCATCAAAAAAACCAGAAGGGCTACTTAGGGACCCTAACACCTTTTTGAAGATGTATAATCTTAAATTTCTGAGAATTCATAGTGTTTCGTTGCAACTTGACACTTCACATTTACCTAATGGTTTAAGCTATTTGGAATGCAATGATTATCCTTTAAAATCATTGCATTCTTTGCCAGCTGGGCTTGGAGAACTTCGTTTGCTGCGTAGCAAACTTAAACTACTTTGGGTAGGGATGAAGGTAAGATTGTTAATAAGTATCTTCATACAAATttgcttttaaatttcaataaatagaCACTATAAAGttaattattctaaattttttcttttcttttattagatttttgaaaatttaaagtcCATCAATATGGATGGCTCCTTGGAGCTAATTATCAGCCCTGACTTCAATGGAGTACCAAATCTTGAGGAGTTAATTCTTGCCCGATGTTCAAATTTACGCAGGCTTCATCCATCCATTGGCAAATTGAAAAAGCTTAAACTTCTTGATCTAAAAGGGTGCCTAGAACTTACTAGTCTTCCAGAGAAGTTTGAAATGGAATCTCTTGTGACTCTTAATCTTACTCATTGTTTAAAAGTCAAGAAAATTCCTGACACCATTTGTAGCTTGACATCGCTTAACAATCTTTATCTTTCTAGATGCTCAAAATTTGACAAATTGCCAGAGGACTTGGGGAATATCGTAAGTCTAAAGAAGCTTCATTTGAGTGGAACAACTATAAAAGAGCTGCCTTCATCAATTGAATGCTTGATTGGCCTTACTTCATTGCATCTAAGagattgcaaaaaaattgacaaattgcCAAAGGACTTGGGGAATGTTGTAAGTCTAGAGATGCTTGATTTGAGTGGAACAGCTATAACGGAGCTACCTTTGTCAATCGAATTTTTGATTGGCCTTGGTAGATTGCATCTAGATGGATGCCCAAAATTTGTCAACTTGCCAAAGAACTTAGGGAATCTCAAACATCTGAATTGGCTTTGTTTGCAAGGAACAGCAATAGCAGTTTTGCCATCATCTATTGAATGTATGGCTGCCCTTAAGTATTTAAAACTAGAAGATTGCAAAAATCTTGTGTTTCTTCCAAGCACCGTTTGTAATTTGAAGAAGGTAGAGTGTCTTGATCTTATTGGATGCTCAAAAATTGCCAACTTGCCAGAGAACCTGGGGAATATGGAAAGCCTAAAGTGGCTTTTTTTGGGTGAAACTCCTATAAAAGAGTTACCTTCCTCCACCATTCACCTTGAAAAGGTCTGGAGAGTATCTTTCAAAGGATGTCATTTGTCATCATCTTCATTGACTTCTATGCCAAGAAGTCGCGAGATAGATCTCAGTGACTGCCAGCTTTCGGAAATTCCAAGCGGTATTGACTGCATCTCTATGACGGAGTTATATCTAAGGGGAAATGATTTCATTTCCCTTCCTGAAAGCATCTCCCAATTCTCTAGGCTAACACATCTTTACTTGGATGGTTGCAAAGACCTCCAATCAATACCAAATATTCCATCCAAAGTTGAATTTATATGCCTAGACAATTGTACCTCACTGGGGAGATTGCCAGGATCACCAAATCATTTCCACTGGTCATCTTATAGGAATTTCACTGTCCAGTGTTTCAACTGCTTCGAATTGGCTAACAATATTCAAAACTTAAGTAACACGTTTcaggtatctctctctctctctctctctctaatctctgtGTGTTTTCTAAATATCACctatctctgtctctgtctatgtgttgggttttatttatttagccCCAAGATCATGGTTTGTATATTTCAGGGACAAAGTAGTCAACAAGTTCCAAAAGGTTATATTATTCCTGGAAGGGAAATTCCGAAGTGGTTTGAAAAAGCAAACATATCTGATACTTTAGTGGCCTCTCGTTATTATTCATCTGTGGGACccactataataaaaaaaagtgaagataCAATTGCCTGGGTCTGGGTCAGGGTGTGATGAGTGGTGGGGAATTGTTTTGTGCATTGTTTTTAAACCCACCGAGGAGCGTCATCATGATTACCAACTGGACTATCTCTTTGAAGTGGATGAATGCCTAATGACTTATTACGCATTTGGACTTGGAGAccctactttttttattaaaatgcaAAGACCTCCAATCAATACCAAATATTCCATCCAAAGTTGAATTTATATGCCTAGACAATTGTACCTCACTGGGGAGATTGCCAGGATCACCAAATCATTTCCACTGGTCATCTTATAGGAATTTCACTGTCCAGTGTTTCAACTGCTTCGAATTGGCTAACAATATTCAAAACTTAAGTAACACGTTTcaggtatctctctctctctctctctctctaatctctgtGTGTTTTCTAAATATCACctatctctgtctctgtctatgtgttgggttttatttatttagccCCAAGATCATGGTTTGTATATTTCAGGGACAAAGTAGTCAACAAGTTCCAAAAGGTTATATTATTCCTGGAAGGGAAATTCCGAAGTGGTTTGAAAAAGCAAACATATCTGATACTTTAGTGGCCTCTCGTTATTATTCATCTGTGGGACCCACAGTTACAAAGTAGTCAACAAGTTCCAAAAGGTTATATTATTCCTGGAAGGGAAATTCCGAAGTGGTTTGAAAAAGCAAACATATCTGATACTTTAGTGGCCTCTCGTTATTATTCATCTGTGGGACccactataataaaaaaagtgaagatACAATTGCCTGGGTCTGGGTCAGGGTGTGATGAGTGGTGGGGAATTGTTTTGTGCATTGTTTTTAAACCCACCGAGGAGCGTCATCATGATTACCAACTGGACTATCTCTTTGAAGTGGATGAATGCCTAATGACTTATTACGCATTTGGACTTGGAGaccctacttttttttattaaaattacgGCAGAATATGGAGGGGAATGGTCTCGTACATATTATACGTCAGAATATGTTAAAGTGGAATCGCATCATCTTTGGCTGCATAGTCTGTCCAAGGAATGTTTACTTCCAACAGAGATTGATAATAAGCGATTCCATGAAGTTGAGGTGGAATAGAGACCGGGCGCATGGAGGTGGAGAAAATTGGGCTTCGTGTGGTATAAAAGCAAGACATTGAAGATCCCAATTGAGATGCTTTCTTCAGTTGGTGATGAAATCTAGGGTTTGAAGATCCCAACCAAAATATGCGAAGCccatgatgaggatgatggggaattcttttcttcacttcttttACCTGTGAGTTatcaactttcttcttcttctttttttttttttttggctaagcaTATGTGTAATGCTCTGTTAAACTTCAACTAATATTCAATTTACAAAAGACATTTGGGTCTGCGGTTCATGCTGAAGAAATTTACAAA
The nucleotide sequence above comes from Quercus lobata isolate SW786 unplaced genomic scaffold, ValleyOak3.0 Primary Assembly Scq3eQI_7, whole genome shotgun sequence. Encoded proteins:
- the LOC115973221 gene encoding disease resistance protein TAO1-like, translating into MLEATRVSSIGDTSGVGPKRSILARVSSIGYSLGMGTKDLILGSVSLQLDTSHLPNGLSYLECNDYPLKSLHSLPAGLGELRLLRSKLKLLWVGMKIFENLKSINMDGSLELIISPDFNGVPNLEELILARCSNLRRLHPSIGKLKKLKLLDLKGCLELTSLPEKFEMESLVTLNLTHCLKVKKIPDTICSLTSLNNLYLSRCSKFDKLPEDLGNIVSLKKLHLSGTTIKELPSSIECLIGLTSLHLRDCKKIDKLPKDLGNVVSLEMLDLSGTAITELPLSIEFLIGLGRLHLDGCPKFVNLPKNLGNLKHLNWLCLQGTAIAVLPSSIECMAALKEPGEYGKPKVAFFG